Proteins co-encoded in one Quercus robur chromosome 8, dhQueRobu3.1, whole genome shotgun sequence genomic window:
- the LOC126696476 gene encoding probable xyloglucan endotransglucosylase/hydrolase protein 27: protein MADPALHPETQPLKQIAIDYTPEACTHCPNSNTITLTFDHRGGARWRTTTRFLYGTFSALIQCPTGNTDGLNFNLYLSSLEGDKSQDEIDFEFLGKDKTIVQTNYYTTGTGNRESIHQLGFDCSDGFHEYVIKWGPGEIVWLIDGKVVRKVERKEGEDFPEKPMFLYSSVWDASYIDEGRWTGKYVGCDAPYVCVYKDIHVPTGTALECSCDS from the coding sequence ATGGCTGATCCAGCTCTTCATCCAGAAACCCAACCCCTGAAACAAATCGCCATAGACTACACCCCAGAAGCTTGCACACATTGCCCCAACTCCAACACCATCACCCTCACCTTCGACCACCGCGGTGGCGCCAGGTGGCGCACCACCACTCGCTTCCTCTACGGCACCTTCAGCGCCCTCATTCAGTGTCCTACAGGGAACACCGATGGCCTCAACTTCAACCTCTACCTCTCCTCCTTAGAGGGTGACAAGTCACAGGACGAGATCGACTTCGAGTTCTTAGGCAAAGACAAGACCATTGTCCAAACTAACTATTACACCACTGGCACTGGCAACAGAGAGAGCATTCACCAACTGGGTTTTGATTGCTCTGATGGGTTCCATGAGTATGTCATCAAGTGGGGTCCTGGTGAGATCGTGTGGCTGATTGATGGGAAGGTTGTGAGGAAGGTGGAGAGGAAAGAGGGTGAGGATTTTCCTGAGAAGCCTATGTTTTTGTATTCTTCGGTTTGGGATGCTAGCTATATTGATGAGGGAAGGTGGACTGGGAAGTATGTGGGTTGTGATGCACCTTATGTTTGTGTTTATAAGGATATTCATGTGCCAACAGGGACTGCTTTGGAGTGTTCTTGTGATTCCTGA